Proteins from a single region of Gemmatimonadota bacterium:
- the ndk gene encoding nucleoside-diphosphate kinase, with protein sequence MEQTLAIIKPDAVGRGLTGRILAHLEEDGFRIRDLRLVRLGDAQAAEFYAVHRERPFYPSLVRFMTSGPVVAVLLERQDAVARLRHVIGATDPAEAAPGTVRALYAESKERNAIHASDAVETARREIPFFFATADTLAARGP encoded by the coding sequence ATGGAGCAGACCCTCGCCATCATCAAGCCGGACGCCGTGGGGCGCGGCCTGACCGGCCGCATCCTCGCCCACCTGGAAGAGGACGGGTTCCGCATCCGCGACCTCCGCCTGGTCCGACTCGGCGACGCACAGGCGGCCGAGTTCTACGCCGTGCACCGCGAAAGGCCATTCTACCCCTCCCTCGTCCGTTTCATGACTTCCGGCCCAGTCGTCGCCGTCCTGCTCGAACGGCAGGATGCCGTGGCACGCCTGCGTCACGTTATCGGCGCCACGGATCCGGCCGAAGCCGCGCCCGGCACCGTTCGCGCCCTCTACGCCGAGTCCAAGGAGCGCAACGCGATCCACGCCTCTGACGCCGTCGAGACCGCGCGGCGCGAGATCCCCTTCTTCTTTGCCACGGCCGACACGCTCGCCGCCCGCGGACCGTAG
- a CDS encoding CBS domain-containing protein encodes MRLTVRDIMTRQIQCVSPETPAQEAVEHLIRLGVRALPVVGEKGEVLGIVTDRDIMRSLLPQIPRAAENQPPAVLPLTRQPLVREIMSRSVLCVAEDTGIDEVANLMINKDVGQLPVVREGKLTGFLTRADIIRKLLGR; translated from the coding sequence ATGCGCCTGACGGTGCGCGATATCATGACCCGCCAGATCCAGTGCGTCTCCCCCGAGACGCCGGCCCAGGAAGCCGTCGAGCACCTCATCCGGCTGGGCGTGCGCGCCCTCCCCGTGGTGGGCGAGAAGGGCGAAGTCCTGGGCATTGTCACGGACCGCGATATCATGCGTAGCCTGCTGCCCCAGATCCCTCGCGCAGCCGAGAACCAGCCCCCAGCCGTGCTGCCGCTTACCCGCCAGCCGCTCGTCCGCGAGATCATGAGCCGGTCGGTTCTGTGTGTTGCCGAAGACACGGGGATCGATGAGGTCGCCAACCTCATGATCAATAAGGACGTAGGGCAACTGCCCGTGGTGCGGGAAGGAAAGCTTACTGGGTTCCTCACGCGCGCCGACATCATTCGCAAACTCCTGGGGCGTTGA
- the sucC gene encoding ADP-forming succinate--CoA ligase subunit beta, with product MNLHEYQAREILRARGIPVPPGEVAATPAQAEAAAARFAGTVVVKAQVHAGGRGKAGGVKLARSPAEARTHAERILGMSIKGLTVQKVLVAPAADIASESYVGVIVDRESKRPVFMVSSQGGVDIEEVAARSPEAVTRLAVDPRYGLLPYQAYSLAARLYADAAQRGAAAAILQRLYDAFLGSGASLAEINPLITTPAGEVLALDAKMNIDDSELFRHPEISALRDPSAEPAAEAAAREAGLSYIKLEGNIGAVVNGAGLAMATMDLIQYYGGEPANFLDIGGSSNPDKVVSALSIITTDPNVSVILFNIFGGITRCDDVANGIVEATRRIPIERPLVIRLTGTNEDLAIRILEAAGFSAFTSMDEVVRKAVALAQQASAGE from the coding sequence ATGAATCTGCACGAGTATCAGGCCAGGGAGATCCTGCGGGCGCGCGGCATCCCCGTACCGCCGGGTGAAGTGGCGGCCACGCCTGCCCAAGCAGAGGCAGCCGCAGCCCGCTTTGCTGGCACCGTCGTGGTCAAGGCGCAGGTCCATGCCGGCGGGCGCGGCAAGGCAGGCGGCGTGAAGCTCGCCCGCTCGCCGGCCGAGGCGCGCACCCACGCCGAGCGCATCCTGGGCATGAGCATCAAAGGGCTGACCGTGCAGAAGGTACTGGTCGCCCCCGCCGCGGACATCGCCTCCGAGAGCTACGTGGGCGTCATCGTGGACCGGGAATCGAAGCGCCCCGTCTTCATGGTCAGCTCCCAGGGAGGCGTCGACATTGAGGAGGTCGCGGCGCGGTCGCCAGAGGCGGTCACCCGCCTGGCAGTGGACCCCCGCTACGGCCTCCTGCCGTACCAGGCGTACAGCCTGGCGGCGCGGCTCTACGCCGATGCCGCCCAGCGCGGGGCCGCAGCCGCGATCCTCCAGCGCCTCTACGACGCCTTCCTGGGCAGTGGCGCGTCTCTCGCCGAGATCAACCCGCTCATCACTACGCCGGCCGGCGAGGTGCTGGCCCTGGACGCCAAGATGAACATCGACGACAGCGAGCTGTTCCGCCACCCCGAGATCTCTGCGCTGCGCGACCCCAGCGCGGAGCCCGCCGCGGAGGCGGCGGCGCGCGAGGCCGGCCTCAGTTACATCAAGCTGGAAGGCAACATCGGCGCTGTCGTGAACGGCGCCGGCCTGGCCATGGCCACTATGGACCTGATCCAGTATTACGGCGGCGAGCCCGCCAATTTCCTGGATATCGGCGGCTCCTCCAACCCGGACAAGGTGGTGAGCGCACTCAGCATCATCACCACCGACCCCAACGTCAGCGTCATCCTCTTCAACATTTTTGGCGGCATCACCCGCTGCGATGACGTGGCCAACGGGATTGTCGAGGCGACCCGGCGCATCCCGATCGAGCGGCCGCTGGTCATCCGGCTCACGGGAACGAACGAGGACCTGGCGATTCGTATCCTCGAGGCGGCCGGCTTCAGCGCCTTCACCTCGATGGACGAGGTCGTGCGCAAAGCCGTGGCGCTGGCGCAGCAAGCTTCTGCAGGCGAGTAG
- the sucD gene encoding succinate--CoA ligase subunit alpha — protein MAIFIDQATRLLVQGITGRDGAFHTRQMLEYGTRVVGGVTPGRGGQQFEGPAGARVPVFDTMEQAVRETGATASVIYVPPNFAGDAIMEAADAGITLIVAITEGIPVLDMTRIYPFVLERGARLVGPNCPGLLAPGKCKVGIMPGQIASPGPVGVVSRSGTLTYEVVYQLTQAGIGQSTCIGIGGDPIIGTSFLDCLAAFEADVETRAVVLIGEIGGTDEQAAAAYIQTRMTKPAVAFIAGQTAPPGRRMGHAGAIISGSAGTAAEKIQAFEQRGIRVGRRPSDLVPLLREAL, from the coding sequence GTGGCCATCTTCATCGATCAGGCCACCCGGCTGCTGGTGCAGGGGATTACGGGGCGGGACGGCGCGTTCCACACCCGCCAGATGCTGGAGTACGGGACCCGGGTGGTGGGCGGCGTGACCCCCGGTCGCGGCGGGCAGCAGTTCGAAGGCCCGGCCGGTGCGCGCGTGCCCGTGTTCGACACCATGGAGCAGGCGGTGCGCGAGACCGGTGCAACCGCTTCCGTGATCTACGTCCCGCCGAACTTTGCCGGCGACGCCATCATGGAGGCCGCGGACGCCGGGATCACGCTCATTGTGGCCATTACCGAGGGCATCCCGGTGCTGGACATGACCCGCATCTACCCCTTTGTCCTCGAGCGAGGCGCTCGGCTGGTAGGGCCTAATTGCCCCGGCCTGCTCGCCCCCGGCAAATGCAAGGTGGGGATCATGCCCGGCCAGATTGCCAGCCCGGGTCCGGTGGGCGTGGTATCGCGCTCGGGAACGCTGACCTACGAAGTTGTCTACCAGCTCACACAGGCGGGAATCGGCCAGAGCACCTGCATCGGCATCGGTGGCGACCCCATCATCGGCACGTCATTCCTGGACTGCCTTGCCGCCTTCGAAGCCGATGTAGAGACCCGGGCGGTCGTCCTGATCGGTGAGATAGGCGGCACGGACGAACAGGCCGCGGCCGCCTACATTCAGACGCGGATGACCAAGCCGGCCGTTGCCTTCATTGCCGGGCAAACCGCGCCGCCCGGCCGGCGCATGGGCCACGCGGGCGCGATCATCAGCGGCTCCGCGGGCACAGCGGCCGAGAAGATCCAGGCGTTCGAGCAGCGAGGCATCCGCGTAGGCCGCCGACCCTCGGATCTGGTGCCACTGCTGCGCGAGGCCCTCTGA
- a CDS encoding DUF177 domain-containing protein codes for MLKVDLGRLRRERRVGVDEEVAPEDPLWGGIPLRLRGPVRLNVQAQQAAADVVVRGNVSGEVLLECRRCLAQVVVAFDEPVSALYRPGLEPREAAQQEVYPLPVGARELDLGSMVREHVLLALPEYVLCGQACRGLCPSCGANLNETACACPPAAAEDAWAPLRKLKRD; via the coding sequence ATGCTGAAAGTCGATCTGGGGCGGCTGCGGCGGGAGCGGAGGGTCGGGGTCGATGAGGAGGTGGCGCCGGAGGACCCGCTCTGGGGAGGGATACCGCTGCGGCTCCGCGGTCCCGTACGCCTGAACGTCCAGGCCCAGCAGGCAGCGGCAGACGTAGTCGTGCGCGGCAACGTGTCCGGCGAGGTGCTGCTCGAATGCCGCCGCTGCCTCGCCCAAGTCGTGGTCGCCTTTGACGAGCCGGTCTCCGCGCTGTATCGGCCGGGGCTCGAGCCCCGGGAGGCGGCCCAGCAGGAGGTCTACCCGCTGCCCGTCGGGGCGCGGGAACTGGACCTGGGGAGCATGGTCCGGGAGCACGTGCTCCTGGCCCTGCCCGAATACGTGTTGTGTGGCCAGGCGTGCCGCGGGCTCTGCCCCAGTTGCGGCGCGAACCTGAACGAGACGGCATGCGCCTGCCCGCCGGCAGCGGCGGAGGACGCGTGGGCGCCGTTGCGGAAGTTGA